From a single Geothermobacter ehrlichii genomic region:
- a CDS encoding galactose-1-phosphate uridylyltransferase: protein MSEIRWDPLKGVWVIVDRERGRRLQEFLLEQPAPRVEFCPFCYGNESRTPPEIDAVRPERQPPDTPGWQVRVIPNRHPVLAIEGDLDPRGHGLYDRVNGVGAHEIVIENPDHDRDLADFAPQELVAVLHTWQRRLNDLRRDTRFRAICLFRNQGPLAGADIPHPHSQIIALPLIPPLMAAELHNCRDHFSRKERCLLCDLLRQELHTETGIVHDDGHFVALVPYASGRPFELRLVPRRHEHDFVRVGEDELLALAEVLRNVLARLRQALRTPSYRLYLRTAPPQHTRFGRPNYWTSLAHDYHWYLEIHPCLARGTGIEQATGVPVNLVAPEDAAAFLRGENPAQKR from the coding sequence ATGTCTGAAATCCGCTGGGATCCCCTCAAGGGCGTCTGGGTGATCGTCGACCGCGAACGGGGCCGCCGCCTGCAGGAGTTTCTGCTCGAACAGCCGGCGCCCCGGGTCGAGTTCTGCCCTTTCTGCTACGGCAACGAAAGCCGCACCCCGCCGGAGATCGACGCAGTCCGCCCCGAACGCCAGCCCCCCGATACCCCCGGCTGGCAGGTCCGGGTGATTCCCAACCGGCATCCGGTTCTCGCCATCGAGGGGGATCTCGATCCCCGCGGCCATGGCCTCTACGACCGGGTGAACGGCGTCGGGGCCCACGAAATCGTCATCGAGAATCCGGACCACGACCGCGACCTGGCCGACTTCGCGCCGCAGGAACTGGTCGCCGTCCTGCACACCTGGCAGCGACGCCTGAACGACCTGCGCCGCGACACGCGCTTTCGCGCCATCTGCCTCTTCCGCAACCAGGGGCCGCTGGCGGGAGCGGACATCCCGCACCCGCATTCGCAAATCATCGCCCTGCCCCTGATTCCGCCTCTGATGGCGGCGGAACTGCACAACTGCCGCGACCATTTCAGCCGCAAGGAGCGCTGCCTGCTGTGCGACCTGCTGCGGCAGGAGCTGCACACCGAAACCGGCATCGTTCACGACGACGGCCACTTTGTCGCCCTGGTCCCCTACGCTTCCGGCCGGCCCTTCGAGCTGCGGCTCGTCCCCCGGCGGCATGAACACGACTTCGTACGGGTCGGCGAAGACGAACTGCTGGCGCTGGCCGAGGTGCTGCGCAACGTCCTGGCACGCCTGCGCCAGGCCCTGCGGACGCCGTCGTACCGGCTCTATCTGCGCACGGCCCCGCCGCAGCACACCCGCTTCGGCCGTCCAAACTACTGGACCTCGCTGGCCCACGACTATCACTGGTACCTCGAAATTCATCCCTGCCTGGCGCGGGGCACCGGCATCGAGCAGGCCACGGGAGTGCCGGTCAACCTGGTGGCGCCGGAAGACGCGGCCGCCTTTCTGCGCGGCGAAAACCCCGCTCAAAAACGCTGA
- a CDS encoding glycoside hydrolase family 57 protein, protein MKQLNVCILWHMHQPDYRDPVSGLTLLPWTWLHAVKDYGEMLRTMAGIEAARITFNLVPVLVEQLDRYARGEVQDLWLELARRDPRDLDDDERRFLVDRFFTVHAERHILPNRRYRELARKKETGGAGEFREKDLRDLQVWFLLSWTGHHLRQEPPVKELLAKQEGFSEAEKAGLLDRLDAEVAGILPLYRQLEEEGRIEISFTPYAHPILPLLCNTAIAAEASPATTLPATGFRHPEDARLQIRRGRDLIQHYLGVRPRGMWPAEGAVSEEALQLMIDEDIPWAASDEGILHRSLPGGLRNRKDLYRPYSYRGLPLIFRDLELSDRIGFVYAHWKPKRAAEDLIGHLERAAEQAPGGLLALVLDGENCWESYEENGYPFLRTLYEGIGASSRLRLTTVSEALHHCRTRSLKRLAPGSWINSDFHIWIGHPEENRAWELLARARSETFGDQAPQPDDRRSDHLLRAEGSDWFWWYGDDHASAQADTFDLLFRRHLEALYLATGRSAPPELKQPIKPPVSKRRRLREPTALFTPTINGQAGDYFEWLAAGRASLTGGGAMHPRDQLFTSLLFGYDLKHLFLRLDPHAHQDDLLEEGHHLDIHLTAADAWLARFVPKSGEVFLYRAGDSRIVGRGKGAVEQVVELAIPLAPLELKAGDVLLLSLHLCEQDREMARWPVEAPLEIPYRGTLLEADEWYV, encoded by the coding sequence GTGGAACAACTCGACCGTTACGCCCGGGGCGAAGTGCAGGATCTGTGGCTCGAGCTGGCCCGCCGCGATCCGCGGGATCTCGACGATGACGAGCGCCGCTTTCTCGTCGACCGGTTCTTCACGGTGCACGCCGAGCGGCACATCCTGCCCAACAGGCGCTACCGCGAGCTGGCCCGCAAGAAAGAGACCGGCGGCGCCGGGGAGTTCAGGGAAAAGGACCTGCGCGACCTGCAGGTCTGGTTTCTGCTGAGCTGGACCGGGCACCATTTGCGGCAAGAGCCCCCGGTCAAAGAGCTGCTGGCCAAGCAGGAGGGATTCAGCGAAGCTGAAAAAGCCGGGCTGCTCGACCGCCTCGATGCCGAGGTCGCCGGCATTCTTCCCCTCTACCGGCAACTGGAGGAAGAAGGACGCATTGAGATCTCCTTCACCCCCTACGCGCACCCCATTCTGCCACTGCTCTGCAATACCGCCATCGCCGCCGAGGCATCGCCCGCCACCACCCTGCCCGCCACCGGCTTCCGCCATCCCGAAGACGCCCGGCTGCAGATCCGCCGCGGACGCGACCTGATACAGCACTATCTTGGCGTCCGGCCGCGCGGCATGTGGCCCGCCGAGGGAGCGGTCAGCGAAGAAGCCCTGCAGCTGATGATCGACGAAGACATTCCCTGGGCCGCCAGCGACGAAGGGATTCTGCACCGCAGCCTCCCCGGCGGGCTGCGCAACCGCAAAGACCTTTACCGCCCCTACAGCTACCGGGGACTGCCCCTGATCTTCCGCGACCTCGAGCTGTCCGACCGCATCGGTTTCGTCTACGCCCACTGGAAACCGAAACGGGCCGCCGAAGACCTGATCGGACATCTCGAGAGGGCGGCCGAACAGGCCCCCGGCGGGCTGCTGGCCCTGGTTCTCGACGGCGAAAACTGCTGGGAGAGCTACGAAGAGAACGGCTATCCCTTTCTGCGCACCCTCTACGAAGGGATCGGCGCCTCCTCCCGGCTGCGGCTGACGACCGTCAGCGAAGCACTGCACCACTGCCGGACCAGGAGCCTGAAACGGCTGGCCCCCGGCTCCTGGATCAACAGCGACTTCCACATCTGGATCGGCCACCCGGAGGAGAACCGGGCCTGGGAGCTGCTGGCGCGGGCGCGGAGCGAGACGTTCGGCGATCAGGCGCCGCAGCCCGACGATCGCCGGAGCGACCATCTGCTGCGGGCAGAGGGGAGCGACTGGTTCTGGTGGTACGGCGACGATCACGCCAGCGCCCAGGCCGACACCTTCGACCTGCTCTTCCGCCGGCATCTCGAAGCCCTCTACCTGGCGACGGGCCGGTCGGCGCCGCCCGAACTGAAACAGCCGATCAAGCCGCCGGTCAGCAAACGGCGGCGGCTGCGCGAACCGACGGCCCTGTTCACGCCCACCATCAACGGCCAGGCCGGCGACTACTTCGAGTGGCTCGCCGCCGGCCGGGCCAGCCTGACCGGCGGCGGCGCCATGCACCCGCGCGACCAGCTGTTCACCAGCCTGCTTTTCGGTTACGATCTGAAGCATCTCTTTCTGCGTCTCGACCCGCACGCGCACCAGGACGACCTGCTCGAAGAGGGGCATCACCTCGACATACACCTGACCGCCGCCGACGCCTGGCTGGCCCGGTTCGTTCCGAAAAGCGGGGAGGTCTTCCTCTATCGGGCCGGCGACAGCCGGATCGTCGGCCGCGGCAAGGGCGCGGTAGAGCAGGTGGTCGAACTGGCCATCCCGCTGGCGCCGCTGGAGCTGAAGGCCGGGGACGTGCTGCTGCTCAGTCTCCACCTTTGCGAACAGGACCGGGAGATGGCCCGCTGGCCGGTCGAGGCGCCGCTGGAAATTCCCTACCGGGGCACCCTGCTCGAAGCCGACGAGTGGTATGTCTGA